From the Ascaphus truei isolate aAscTru1 chromosome 15, aAscTru1.hap1, whole genome shotgun sequence genome, one window contains:
- the LOC142466707 gene encoding uncharacterized protein LOC142466707, whose amino-acid sequence MEKMRTEQSCNTPINMTENASFNQSRQLINNITASHSKGYLLTAATGKYLDESGKSLTWLSDQDTQKRTQTRKRPYVCGECGKGFSHLSNLNIHKRTHTRERQHICGECGKGFSRLSHLDIHIRTHTGERPYVCGECGKGFSDLSILIRHKRTHTGERPNVCVECGVGFSRLSSLRKHKWTHTGERLYVCGECGKGFSQFSSLDTHKRTHTGERPYVCGECGKGFSLSFSLNRHKRTHTGERPYVCGECGKEFSLSFSLDTHKRTHTGERPYVCGECGKGFSQFSSLDTHKRTHTGERPYVCGECGKGFSLSFSLNRHKRTHTGERPYVCGECGKEFSLSFSLDTHKRTHTGERPYVCGECGKGFSQFSSLDTHKRTHTGERPYVCGECGKEFSLSFSLDTHKRTHTGERTYVCGECGKGFSRLSHLDTHKRTHTGERPYVCGECGKRFSDLSHLNTHKRTHTGERSHVCGECGKGFSDLSHLNTHKRTHTGERPHVCGECGKGFSQLSHLDTHKRTHTGERPYVCGECGVGFSQLSILRKHKRTHTGERPHVCGECGKGFSQLSSLNTHKRTHTGERPYVCGECGKGFSQLSSLNTHKKTHTGERPISKARHV is encoded by the coding sequence CACAGGAAAATATCTTGATgaaagtgggaagagtctgacttggttatcagaccagGACACACAGAAGAGAACACAGACCAggaagagaccatatgtatgtggggaatgtggaaagggatttagtcacttatccaacttgaacatacacaagaggacacacacaaggGAGAGACAGcatatatgtggggaatgtgggaagggatttagtcgatTATCCCACCTGGACATACAcataaggacacacacaggggagagaccgtatgtatgtggggaatgtgggaagggatttagtgacttatccatcctgatcagacacaagaggacacacacaggggagagacccaaTGTTTGTGTGGAATGTGGGgtgggatttagtcggttatcgaGCCTGAGGAAACACAagtggacacacacaggggagagactgtatgtatgtggggaatgtgggaagggatttagtcagttctccagcctggacacacacaagaggacacacacaggggagagaccatatgtatgtggggaatgtgggaagggatttagtttgTCATTCAGCCtgaacagacacaagaggacacacacaggggagagaccgtatgtatgtggggaatgtgggaaggaatTTAGTTTGTCATtcagcctggacacacacaaaaggacacacacaggggagagaccatatgtatgtggggaatgtgggaagggatttagtcagttctccagcctggacacacacaagaggacacacacaggggagagaccatatgtatgtggggaatgtgggaagggatttagtttgTCATTCAGCCtgaacagacacaagaggacacacacaggggagagaccgtatgtatgtggggaatgtgggaaggaatTTAGTTTGTCATtcagcctggacacacacaaaaggacacacacaggggagagaccatatgtatgtggggaatgtgggaagggatttagtcagttctccagcctggacacacacaagaggacacacacaggggagagaccgtatgtatgtggggaatgtgggaaggaatTTAGTTTGTCATtcagcctggacacacacaaaaggacacacacaggggagagaacatatgtatgtggggaatgtgggaagggatttagtcggttatcccacctggacacacacaagaggacacacacaggggagagaccgtatgtatgtggggaatgtgggaagagatttagtgacttatcccacctgaacacgcacaagaggacacacacaggggagagatcgcatgtatgtggggaatgtgggaagggatttagtgacttatcccacctgaacacgcacaagaggacacacacaggggagagaccccatgtatgtggggaatgtggaaagggatttagtcagttatcccacctggacacacacaagaggacacacacaggggagagaccgtatgtatgtggggaatgtggggtgggatttagtcagttatccatactgaggaaacacaagaggacacacacaggagagagaccgcatgtatgtggggaatgtgggaagggatttagtcagttatccagcctgaacacacacaagaggacacacacaggggagagaccgtatgtatgtggggaatgtgggaagggatttagtcagttatccagcctgaacacacacaagaagacacacacaggggagagacctatctctaaagccaggcatgtTTAG